CGGAGAGCGCAGCCACCTGCGGGTCGGTGCGGTACTGCACGTAGCGGAAGATCTCGACCGGGAGCGTGGTGGTGCCCGAGCCGACGACGAACAGCGAGATCACCGCCTCGTCGAAGGAGATCAGGAACGCGATGACCGCACCCGCGAGCACCCCGGGACGCACCAGCGGCAGGGTGACCCGGAAGAACGTCGTCACCGGGCCAGCGCCGAGGATGCGGGCTGCCTCCTCGCATGACGTGTCCGCGGTCATCAGGCTCATCATCGTCGTCCGCACCACGTACGGCACGGTGATGCCGAGGTGTGCGAGCATCAGACCCGGGTACGTGCCGGTGAGGCCGAGCGGGGTCAGCACCAGCATCAGCGCGAGACCCAGCGTGATGGCGGGCACCATCAGCGGCGCGATGAACAGACCGGTGACGGCACCGCTGCCGCGGAACCTGTGCCGGTACAACGCGATCGCCGCAGGCACGCCCACCACCGTGGCGAGCACCGCCACCGCCACCCCGACGATCGCGGACACCCGGAACCCGGTGAGGAACGCCGTGTTGCTCGCGAGGTCGGCGTACCACTGCAGCGAGAAGCCCTGCGGCGGGAAGCGCAGGTACGGC
This Streptosporangiales bacterium DNA region includes the following protein-coding sequences:
- a CDS encoding ABC transporter permease subunit codes for the protein MRSRPASYAWRALITVLYLFLLAPIIVVLVISFDSQPYLRFPPQGFSLQWYADLASNTAFLTGFRVSAIVGVAVAVLATVVGVPAAIALYRHRFRGSGAVTGLFIAPLMVPAITLGLALMLVLTPLGLTGTYPGLMLAHLGITVPYVVRTTMMSLMTADTSCEEAARILGAGPVTTFFRVTLPLVRPGVLAGAVIAFLISFDEAVISLFVVGSGTTTLPVEIFRYVQYRTDPQVAALSVVLIAISVALVVIVERAVGLRRALR